The Mastacembelus armatus chromosome 9, fMasArm1.2, whole genome shotgun sequence genome contains a region encoding:
- the pdxp gene encoding pyridoxal phosphate phosphatase, which yields MAGAFGFKGCQKIRGPQIRNLLEAKDFFLFDCDGVIWHGEEAITGAAKVVNSLIRQGKNVVFVTNNSTRPRENYVHKFYRLGFTDVMLEQIFSSSYCSALYLRDVVKVRGQVFVIGCEGLRRELQEAGIPCVEEADDPDATIYDCALAPDVQAVLVGHDDKLTFLKLAKASCYLRNPDCLFLATDNDPWHPLSGGRILPGSGSLTAALEVASGRKATVIGKPSRFMFECISSQFRGVDPAQCLMVGDRLETDMLFGSNCGLDTMLTLTGVSQIEEAQEYQNSELTTNHSLVPDYVVDTIADFLPAFEELDEQSN from the exons ATGGCAGGCGCCTTTGGCTTCAAAGGCTGCCAGAAAATTCGAGGTCCGCAGATTAGAAATCTGCTGGAGGCAAAGGACTTCTTCCTCTTCGACTGCGATGGGGTCATATGGCACGGAGAGGAGGCGATAACCGGCGCAGCGAAGGTGGTGAACTCGCTGATTCGCCAGGGCAAAAACGTGGTGTTCGTCACCAACAACTCCACCAGGCCCCGGGAGAATTATGTGCACAAGTTCTACCGGCTGGGCTTCACCGACGTGATGCTGGAGCAGATCTTCAGCTCGTCGTACTGCTCGGCTCTCTACCTGAGGGACGTCGTCAAGGTCCGCGGCCAGGTGTTCGTCATCGGCTGCGAAGGGCTGCGCAGGGAGCTGCAGGAGGCGGGCATCCCGTGCGTGGAGGAGGCGGACGATCCGGACGCCACCATCTACGACTGCGCCCTGGCTCCGGACGTCCAGGCGGTGCTGGTGGGACATGATGACAAACTGACTTTTCTCAAACTGGCCAAAGCTTCGTGTTACCTGCGGAACCCGGACTGTCTGTTCCTGGCTACCGACAACGACCCCTGGCACCCGCTGTCAGGTGGAAGGATCCTGCCAG GTTCTGGGTCCCTCACTGCAGCCCTGGAGGTTGCCTCAGGTCGCAAAGCCACTGTGATCGGCAAGCCCAGCCGCTTCATGTTCGAGTGCATCTCCAGTCAGTTCAGAGGGGTGGACCCTGCCCAGTGCCTGATGGTTGGGGACCGCCTGGAGACAGACATGCTGTTCGGGTCCAACTGCGGCCTCGACACCATGCTCACTCTCACAGGTGTGTCTCAGATTGAGGAGGCCCAAGAGTACCAGAATAGCGAGCTGACCACCAACCACAGCTTGGTTCCCGACTATGTGGTGGACACCATCGCAGATTTCTTACCTGCTTTTGAGGAACTGGATGAACAGAGCAACTAA